Proteins co-encoded in one Marmota flaviventris isolate mMarFla1 chromosome 9, mMarFla1.hap1, whole genome shotgun sequence genomic window:
- the Kcnj1 gene encoding ATP-sensitive inward rectifier potassium channel 1, which produces MDASGRNLFSMLIKFLTERMFKHLRKWFVTHFFVHSRQRSRLVSKDGRCNIEFGNVDVQSRFIFFVDIWTTVLDLKWRYKMTVFITAFLGSWFLFGLLWYVVAYVHKDLPEFHPSDNHTPCVENINGMTSAFLFSLETQVTIGYGFRCVTEQCATAIFLLIFQSILGVIINSFMCGAILAKISRPKKRAKTITFSKNAVISKRGGKLCLLIRVANLRKSLLIGSHIYGKLLKTTVTPEGETIILDQININFVVDAGNENLFFISPLTIYHVIDHNSPFFHMAAETLSQQDFELVVFLDGTVESTSATCQVRTSYVPEEVLWGYRFVPIVSKTKEGKYRVDFHNFSKTVEVETPHCAMCLYNERDARTRMKKGYDNPNFILSEVDETDDTKM; this is translated from the exons ATGGATGCTTCGGGTCGGAATTTGTTTAGCATGCTG ATCAAATTTTTGACAGAAAGGATGTTCAAACATCTTCGGAAGTGGTTTGTCACTCATTTTTTTGTACATTCTCGGCAGAGGTCAAGGCTAGTTTCCAAGGATGGAAGGTGCAACATAGAGTTTGGCAATGTGGATGTGCAGTCAAGGTTTATATTCTTTGTGGACATCTGGACAACTGTGCTTGACCTCAAGTGGAGATACAAAATGACTGTTTTCATCACAGCCTTCTTGGGGAGTTGGTTCCTCTTTGGTCTCCTGTGGTATGTGGTAGCTTACGTTCACAAAGACCTCCCAGAGTTCCATCCTTCTGACAATCACACCCCCTGTGTGGAGAACATTAATGGCATGACCTcagcttttctgttttctctggaaACTCAAGTGACCATTGGATATGGATTCAGGTGTGTGACAGAACAATGTGCCACTGCCATTTTTCTGCTTATCTTCCAATCTATCCTTGGAGTTATCATCAACTCTTTCATGTGTGGTGCCATCTTAGCCAAGATCTCCAGACCCAAAAAGCGTGCCAAGACCATTACCTTCAGCAAGAATGCAGTGATCAGCAAGCGGGGTGGGAAGCTTTGCCTCTTAATCCGAGTAGCTAATCTTAGAAAGAGCCTCCTTATTGGAAGTCACATATATGGCAAGCTTCTGAAGACCACAGTCACTCCTGAAGGGGAGACCATTATTTTGGATCAGATCAATATCAACTTTGTAGTCGATGCTGGCAATgaaaatttattcttcatttcccCATTGACAATTTACCACGTCATTGATCACAACAGCCCTTTCTTCCACATGGCAGCAGAAACTCTTTCCCAGCAGGACTTTGAATTAGTGGTATTTTTAGATGGTACAGTGGAATCAACCAGTGCCACCTGCCAAGTCCGGACATCCTATGTCCCAGAGGAGGTGCTTTGGGGCTACCGTTTTGTTCCCATAGTATCCAAGACCAAGGAAGGGAAATACCGAGTGGACTTCCATAACTTTAGCAAGACAGTGGAAGTGGAGACCCCTCATTGTGCCATGTGCCTTTACAATGAGAGAGATGCTAGAACCAGGATGAAGAAAGGCTATGACAACCCCAACTTCATATTGTCAGAAGTCGATGAGACAGATGACACCAAAATGTAG